In the genome of Populus alba chromosome 11, ASM523922v2, whole genome shotgun sequence, one region contains:
- the LOC118047497 gene encoding NAD(P)H dehydrogenase (quinone) FQR1, with amino-acid sequence MATKVYIVYYSMYGHVEKLAEEIKKGASSVEGVEAKLWQVPEILPEEVLGMMSAPPKSDVPIITPSELAEADGFVFGFPTRFGMMAAQFKAFLDATGGLWKAQQLAGKPAGIFLSTGSQGGGQETTALTAITQLVHHGMIFVPIGYTFGAGMFEMEKVKGGSPYGSGTFAGDGSRQPTELELQQAFHQGKHIAAITKKLKGAA; translated from the exons GTACTATTCCATGTACGGGCATGTAGAGAAACTGGCAGAAGAGATTAAGAAAGGGGCTTCATCCGTTGAAGGTGTTGAGGCCAAATTATGGCAG GTTCCTGAGATACTGCCAGAAGAGGTGCTAGGAATGATGAGTGCACCACCAAAGAGTGATGTACCAATCATTACACCTAGTGAACTTGCAGAAGCTGATGGCTTTGTGTTTGGATTCCCAACAAGATTTGGAATGATGGCCGCCCAATTCAAAGCTTTTCTGGATGCAACTGGAGGTCTATGGAAAGCACAGCAACTTGCTGGCAAGCCTGCAGGAATCTTCTTAAGCACTGGATCCCAAGGTGGTGGCCAAGAGACCACAGC GTTGACTGCTATTACCCAACTCGTTCACCATGGGATGATCTTCGTTCCCATTGGCTACACATTCGGTGCTGGCATGTTTGAGATGGAGAAGGTTAAAGGTGGAAGTCCTTATGGCTCAGGAACTTTTGCTGGGGATGGCTCAAGACAGCCAACCGAGCTTGAACTGCAGCAGGCTTTCCACCAGGGCAAGCACATTGCTGCCATCACAAAGAAGCTCAAGGGAGCTGCATAA
- the LOC118047577 gene encoding transcription factor bHLH123 isoform X1: MADEYTSTNWWDSSSSSRNRFDSTGSSSTTSGHTSLGSFAWPTEMVDVKGRSSMETVSVSDSSVVFHDSQKLQQGHDSSSDLHMMGLGLSSPAIDWNQTLLRGDKSESSFRSMLQDNLSSSTNYQQETGIGSSQAQWRSSERVFAVVSGDSSMNEFKQMNRGFSLDQPQFSPHGSSSESTVTGQGLQSSFPMDSSGIYGSPSTMLQGLLGSDNQGQQSSFDNRSMGYAYGANYGVSTNELLPSWSKIPQFLRNSPPKQPPHNQLHLSNNAPFWNASSSAMSDVRPSFFPSMQPQFTTSNFDEKPKQNISEVRDSNTAVKKSGGEAGAKRPRNETPSPSPAFKARKEKMGDRITALQQLVSPFGKTDTASVLSEAIEYIKFLHEQVTVLISPYTKNGAPIHHQQSSEKSRDSEGQKQDLRSQGLCLVPVSSTFPVTHETTVDFWTPTFGGTFR, encoded by the exons ATGGCAGATGAGTACACAAGCACAAACTGGTGGGATTCATCTTCATCAAGCAGGAACAGGTTTGATAGTACTGGATCATCATCTACAACTTCGGGACATACTAGTTTAGGAAGCTTTGCTTGGCCAACAGAAATGGTTGATGTCAAAGGAAGGTCTTCTATGGAAACTGTTTCAGTCTCGGATAGTTCTGTTGTTTTCCATGATTCCCAGAAGCTGCAACAAGGCCATGATTCTTCTTCCGACTTGCATATGATGGGTTTAGGCCTCTCTTCACCAGCCATTGATTGGAATCAGACCTTACT GCGCGGAGATAAGTCTGAGAGCAGTTTTCGATCGATGCTACAAGATAATTTGAGTTCAAGCACCAATTATCAGCAAGAAACTGGGATTGGATCTTCTCAAGCTCAGTGGAGATCATCAGAGAGAGTGTTCGCTGTGGTCAGTGGAGACTCCTCTATGAATGAGTTTAAGCAAATGAATCGGGGCTTTTCCTTAGATCAACCACAGTTCAGTCCTCACGGGAGCTCCAGTGAAAGTACTGTGACAGGTCAAGGCTTGCAGTCTAGTTTCCCAATGGATTCTTCAGGTATATATGGAAGCCCTTCAACTATGTTGCAAGGACTATTGGGATCAGATAATCAAGGACAGCAGTCTTCGTTCGACAACCGATCGATGGGTTATGCATATGGGGCAAATTATGGTGTTAGCACTAATGAATTGTTGCCTTCTTGGTCTAAAATACCTCAATTCTTGAGAAATTCACCACCCAAACAGCCTCCTCATAACCAGTTGCACCTCTCCAATAATGCTCCCTTTTGGAATGCATCTTCAAGTGCCATGAGTGATGTCCGTCCGAGCTTTTTCCCGTCGATGCAACCGCAGTTTACCACATCCAATTTCGATGAAAAACCTAAG CAGAATATATCTGAAGTACGGGATTCGAATACAGCAGTAAAGAAAAGTGGGGGTGAAGCAGGAGCAAAAAGGCCAAGAAATGAAACACCATCACCTTCGCCAGCTTTTAAG GCGAGGAAAGAGAAGATGGGGGACAGAATCACTGCACTCCAACAATTAGTTTCACCTTTCGGAAAG ACTGATACAGCCTCGGTGCTCTCTGAAGCTATTGAATACATCAAATTCCTCCATGAGCAAGTCACA gtCTTGATCTCCCCATACACGAAAAATGGAGCTCCCATACACCACCAGCAG AGTTCTGAGAAGTCCAGGGACTCTGAAGGACAAAAACAAGATCTTAGAAGCCAAGGGCTCTGTTTAGTACCGGTATCGAGCACTTTTCCGGTTACTCATGAGACCACAGTTGATTTTTGGACCCCCACATTTGGAGGGACTTTCAGATAA
- the LOC118047577 gene encoding transcription factor bHLH123 isoform X2, giving the protein MADEYTSTNWWDSSSSSRNRFDSTGSSSTTSGHTSLGSFAWPTEMVDVKGRSSMETVSVSDSSVVFHDSQKLQQGHDSSSDLHMMGLGLSSPAIDWNQTLLRGDKSESSFRSMLQDNLSSSTNYQQETGIGSSQAQWRSSERVFAVVSGDSSMNEFKQMNRGFSLDQPQFSPHGSSSESTVTGQGLQSSFPMDSSGIYGSPSTMLQGLLGSDNQGQQSSFDNRSMGYAYGANYGVSTNELLPSWSKIPQFLRNSPPKQPPHNQLHLSNNAPFWNASSSAMSDVRPSFFPSMQPQFTTSNFDEKPKNISEVRDSNTAVKKSGGEAGAKRPRNETPSPSPAFKARKEKMGDRITALQQLVSPFGKTDTASVLSEAIEYIKFLHEQVTVLISPYTKNGAPIHHQQSSEKSRDSEGQKQDLRSQGLCLVPVSSTFPVTHETTVDFWTPTFGGTFR; this is encoded by the exons ATGGCAGATGAGTACACAAGCACAAACTGGTGGGATTCATCTTCATCAAGCAGGAACAGGTTTGATAGTACTGGATCATCATCTACAACTTCGGGACATACTAGTTTAGGAAGCTTTGCTTGGCCAACAGAAATGGTTGATGTCAAAGGAAGGTCTTCTATGGAAACTGTTTCAGTCTCGGATAGTTCTGTTGTTTTCCATGATTCCCAGAAGCTGCAACAAGGCCATGATTCTTCTTCCGACTTGCATATGATGGGTTTAGGCCTCTCTTCACCAGCCATTGATTGGAATCAGACCTTACT GCGCGGAGATAAGTCTGAGAGCAGTTTTCGATCGATGCTACAAGATAATTTGAGTTCAAGCACCAATTATCAGCAAGAAACTGGGATTGGATCTTCTCAAGCTCAGTGGAGATCATCAGAGAGAGTGTTCGCTGTGGTCAGTGGAGACTCCTCTATGAATGAGTTTAAGCAAATGAATCGGGGCTTTTCCTTAGATCAACCACAGTTCAGTCCTCACGGGAGCTCCAGTGAAAGTACTGTGACAGGTCAAGGCTTGCAGTCTAGTTTCCCAATGGATTCTTCAGGTATATATGGAAGCCCTTCAACTATGTTGCAAGGACTATTGGGATCAGATAATCAAGGACAGCAGTCTTCGTTCGACAACCGATCGATGGGTTATGCATATGGGGCAAATTATGGTGTTAGCACTAATGAATTGTTGCCTTCTTGGTCTAAAATACCTCAATTCTTGAGAAATTCACCACCCAAACAGCCTCCTCATAACCAGTTGCACCTCTCCAATAATGCTCCCTTTTGGAATGCATCTTCAAGTGCCATGAGTGATGTCCGTCCGAGCTTTTTCCCGTCGATGCAACCGCAGTTTACCACATCCAATTTCGATGAAAAACCTAAG AATATATCTGAAGTACGGGATTCGAATACAGCAGTAAAGAAAAGTGGGGGTGAAGCAGGAGCAAAAAGGCCAAGAAATGAAACACCATCACCTTCGCCAGCTTTTAAG GCGAGGAAAGAGAAGATGGGGGACAGAATCACTGCACTCCAACAATTAGTTTCACCTTTCGGAAAG ACTGATACAGCCTCGGTGCTCTCTGAAGCTATTGAATACATCAAATTCCTCCATGAGCAAGTCACA gtCTTGATCTCCCCATACACGAAAAATGGAGCTCCCATACACCACCAGCAG AGTTCTGAGAAGTCCAGGGACTCTGAAGGACAAAAACAAGATCTTAGAAGCCAAGGGCTCTGTTTAGTACCGGTATCGAGCACTTTTCCGGTTACTCATGAGACCACAGTTGATTTTTGGACCCCCACATTTGGAGGGACTTTCAGATAA